The nucleotide window TGTTGCATTGGTTGGACTCACCAAACCTAATAAGAATCCTATTATCTTGGTTATCAGTGTTTTAAATCCTGGATGGACCAGATGGCTGGACCAGTTTGGACTGGAAGTAGCAACAAAAATGGGTTGGGTCACCAGAAACCTGTTTTTGGAAGAAACCATTTGAGCTGTCTGGGTCAACTGGTCCAACCATCTGGGTCAGGTGTTTTGTCTGGTCTGACTGAATGATAAAACTGTTTTTTAATGGATACAATGTAATTTGCACTGGCCAGAGGTCAAACTTACAACCTGCTGCTTAAAAAGCAGATGCACCAATGCTACAAGTTTTCATTCCACCACACcctttttaattcattttattccTTTACACTTTACATGGATATCACAGTTCAGATGAGTTGGACTGCTTTGAGGCCGCTCACAAAAATGGGTCATGGTCAGATCCGGGTCTTGACATATTGTTcaacatcatcatctaaatcttatcccaactaatttggGTTGGCATCTTAGTTTGAAACAAACACAAGTGAGTTGAAAATTTTTGAGTCCTGGGGAAAATGAATATGTGGAATTCTTGTGTTTTAGTGAAGTTTTAGCAGTTGGGAAAAGATTAACATTTCACATGCTTGTTAAAGGGAATTTTTGGAGGGTTGAAATCGTAATTATCATCATCTGAGTCTTATTCCAACTATTTGGGGTCAGTTAACACAAGTCCTGCTCCACCATTCCACTATGTCAAGGATCATCTCCTTAGTTGAACCATATgttatcaagtcttttcttactacctccactatGTCCTTTAGGCTTCCCCTTGCCCCTTTGGAGCATTCAACCTAAACCAAGTCACTCCTAACTggcgcagttcttggtctctgttgcacatggccaaaccatctaagtccactttccctcatcttgttacctattggcactagtcctaagttcccttgaatgcatttatttctaacTATATTCTTTCTTGTCTTGCCAGTcattcatctcaacatcctcattgagCTACACATTTGGTGAATTTGTTGTTCTTTGACTACCCAACATTCTATACCATAAAAGCATGGTTTGTCATGCAACTAACCTAAAAAATCTTCCATTCAGTTTGATTGGGATGtggcgatcacataaaactctagaggcacatctccacttcatccacccaacTCTAAATTTAGAGGGCTGAATATTTAACATAAATCTAGATTTTTGGCAATCTTCCCTACCTTGATGTACTTAAAAGGAGAAAACTAAAACAAGCAGGTGAAGTTCTGACAATCGCCGGAAGCTCTGTGCATTAGTCCATGTCTCTAGATTTTAATCCATTTCATCATAGATACCTTGAACCATATAACAACagttacaattttattttattttttccttttttgataaTTTTTTCAGGGTTATCTATTTTCTCTAAAAGTGAGTAATGTTCATATAAACTACTATTACTTGAGATGATTATTGCGATTTTTTACTGTTTTGTTTGTTGATTATTTGATAGTTTAGGCTGCTAGTAGTTAGATCTATTTGAGTATTCCTTAGCAATTCCCTTTCGTTTTTATGTTTTCACTgtttaccttttcttttcttttatttatcaattgatttatttcattaacaCTTATTTATTTGTGTATGGAAATGTCCCTGTGCCTAGATATTTGGATTTTGGAGTTTCCCATGCTGGAGACTTTAGGACACCCTTAGCATGTGTCAAGGCGATGCTGCCAGAATGAGATTGGGCTGGCTCATAATCTTAAGTCTAGTgatttgatataaaaaaaaatagattgacCATGATAGATACACAATGCACCATAAGTATTCCTGCACACTGTATATAAATGCCAATGTTATTATGTATTATATTTTGAAGAGAACTGATATTTACACTCATTCTTTTTTGTTTGTATTCACCCATTTCCATTTCAGGATTGCAATAGCACCAGTGTACTGCTTCAAttcccaaaatggaaaatgggtTTCTGCAAATAAAAATGGTAGGTGTAAATAGTGGCTTCTTGAATGCTATAGTGTATTAACCATGTCTAAAACCTATGTCGGTTCATCTCATCAAGTGGTGGGGTGGGGCACATTTGTTGCAGATCCAAACAATGAATATGATTATTCACAGTACCAGGGATCTGATTTGAATCTGTTTGGCTCATTATGTTATTAAATcaacatttttttatatatttaatttatgaTCGCACTGGTAATGGATGAGTTAATGAAGCATTTggaggaagagatcccatggtgtatttgtttgcagatgacatagttttgattgacaagatgagggagggcataaacacaaagctagatttattgagagatgctttagaatctaaatgatctaaaatagTCAGACTAAAACAGAGCATGTGGAGTGCAATTTTGGTAACAATAGGAGTCAGAACGGGGAATTAGtaaagattgctgaccaagaagtgCCCAAAATAACCACTTCCactatcttgggtcaataattcatgagagtggaaagattgagaaggatgttgcccatagaattgaAGCgcagtggaagaaatggagatgtgcctctgtagttttatgtgatcgttgtgtacgactcaaactgaaagggaaattttataggatggtgATAAGACTAGTCATGTTTTATGAAATAGAATGTTGGGCAGAAAAGGAACAACATGTCCATAGGGCGAATGTAGCCGAAATGAGGATGTTAAGATGGGTGAGTGGCAAGACGGGGAagtatagaattagaaatgactGCATTCGaaggaatttaggagtagcaccaataggtaagaAGATGAGGGGatagtagacttagatggttttgtCATGTACAATGGAGACCAAAAACTGCACTGGTTAGGAACGAGTTCGTGCAAGTGGAAGGCTTTAAAATGGCAAGGGGAGGCCCAAAAGGAAGTGAGTGGAGGTAGTTAGAAAacacttgatgacctatggtctaactgaagttatggccattgatagagtggaatggcgaaaaggattcatgtaaccAATCCCAATTTGTTGGGATAAGTCGTAGATGATGgtgattatttatttatgaaaTGGGAGCTTCATGATATCTTTGAAttgctttttaaaaataaataaataaataattaaaaaaaaatgttttactTTTCACAAGTGTTGATTGATACTGATAAATATAAAAGGGGAAATGATCCATTGTTTGTCCCATATACAATGATTTGGGAGATCATTAGACAATGATGTTGTATATGCCCTACATCTCATCCGTTTTTATTGGAAGTGGTAGGAAGCAAGGGAGGGTTTTGGAGAAAGATTTgagcaaaaacaaaaaataagcaATGCTATGACCCAAAAATGTTTGGGAACAGCTAGTTTAATCACTGCTTGAGTTTCTTCAGTAGTTTTCCACAAGTCACTGCTTATCAAAATTATGGAAAAGCTCATCCTGTTTGACCCTGATTCAGCAGGAAAATTGTTTAGGTTTCTGTCCCTTACATTTTAACGGGCTTGATATTCTATGTTATGAATGGTGCTccattttcatcatcatcatcaacagcAATCAGCATCATAGCCCTGGCCCCCTGCCCCAGCTATTGAGGCCTGACAAAAAATTCAAAGACTGGCTGCACATAAGGTCAACCATCCTTCTTTACCTGGGGTGGGAACTGCCTGGTGCATTTACTGCGAGATAGAGTTTAGAGATgtgtcatgggccccacatctcatcTGTTATTACCAGAAGCACTGGGAAGCAGGAGGGCTCTGGAGAAGGATTGGAAACATAAACAAAATAATCCACGTTATGACCTGAAGTGTTCAGGAATCATTGCTTGTAGTTTACTGAAGTAATTATCAATATAATCACTAATAAAAAATTGCTAACTTTTCTTCTTAACAATTTACTTATAAGAAATTGTAATTTACTAAAATAGTTGTCAATACAATCACTACTTGTAACAAATCACtaattaaaaaatccaattctGTAAGACACCAATTCAGACAATTTTAACAGATAAGTTCCTTTATATACCCTACTTTGAATGATGCTCTATCATAATCATAGCCTGGTCGAGTTCCTTAGGGTCAGCTTTACGGGAATTGTCTCCGAGGCTCGTCAAAAGTTTGATGACCAGGTGCCCACCTGATATATATCATCCTCTAGATGCTCTATATCTGCAAAAACAATTTGTTTCTTTGAGCCTGGACCAGACTTTCTGTTTCCAGTCTATTTATCTACCTCGTTATTAATTCTGTTATGGTTGGCACTATATCCTCTAGCTTTTCTGCCTGTATGATATCAGTTATCTTTATTTCTTCATGAGATTATGTTCTGATGCTTATCTTTTTAGTGCGTTGCTAGGATTACATTAAAGATTCAGATAGGAGATTTGTTGCCGATACAGTTGCTGCAATTGGGTTATGTGCACAAAGGCTTCCTAATGTTGCTAACACTTGCGTGGAAGGGCTTCTGGCTTTGACTAGACAAGGTTTGCTACTGGATCTCCATGTAAAGTCCAGAATTATTTtaggaattttcatttttttctaattaCCAGTGCATATTACAGAATCTTCCATTAGTGCTTGTGGCTCTATGGATGGGGAAGCAGGCGTTTTGGCTCAAGCAATTATGTCCATCAAAACAATTATAGACCAAAATCCAGCTAGTTATGAAAAGGTAATCATTGTATTCACTGTATTCATCTAGGTCAATCCATTTAGAAGTCACACAAATTTGCTTGGTTAAATTGCATCATGAAGATAGGTAATGTTTTGAGGTTCATGGTTCCCACTGCCAACATGATGAGTCATGGGTGAGATAATATTGGGACCTCATCATTCTTATCTCAATCATGATATGGTGAGGCAAAAAATGGGAAAAGTGAGCCTGGTTTATATGGGTTGTGTTTTCCATGCTGCCCCAAACACCTATGTTAAGTAGGTTATGGAAGCCCTGTCAGCGATGATTCCACAGTATGCCTAAAACCTTCGTTAGATGTCTCTAAATTTTGGATTGGTACTTGTACTCTAGATCTCAATATTCACAACATCAGACTTctcacttattttatttttaatcccttATTGGAACTTCTAAGGGGTTTGTGCTTGATGGGACAACTTAAGCTGCAACATATTGAAAAGTCTCCCAGATGACCACCCAAAAGATGATTCCATTAATATGCAGTCTGCCAATTAGGGccgtcaatgggccaggctggccCAGTCGGCTTTCAGGTTGGACCAGtttgggccaggcttgggctggTTGGCTGGCATATCAGTCATGAGGGCCATGCCTGAGCCTAAAATTCAAGACCCACTTATTAATCTAGAAGCCCATCAGGATGGCCAGTGGGGTTTTCAAAGGCATTTTTGTGATACACCAGATATTATCATGTGTAGTCCAAATGAGCATGATTGGCATATTTTTGGGATGGTACATGCATGGTGGGGCACACTTAATGAACATCCTGGGCAGGACCCAGATGTGGGCCTGACTGTTTGGCCCATCACAGGCCTGGATCTGGTTCAGGCCTAGGTCTGTTGACTGACCTACTGCGAAGCGACTACTCAAAAGATTGTAAACATCAGCGTATATCACTTGATTCCCAAAGAAAGCTGGATTTTGTGAACAAAGTTAGTTGGCATGAAGCATACTAGATCCGTGTTTGAAAAACCATTTGGTATCATCTATCTGCAATAAAATTACCACTTAACCTAGATCTAGCAATCACTTGTATGTGTAATTCAATATGTTGATTATTAGGCAATATTGATCTTCCTCTGACTGCATAAGATTTTAAGCCTAGTGAATCTTGTCAGTTTGCAGCTTTCGGGTTCTTGTGTTCATACATATATCCAGTAAAATGCTTGAGATCAGTTTCATTAGTTCCACACAATCTCTCCTGTAGActaggtttttcttttcttttcctttcgaGCAAATGACATTTTTTTACTAGATAACTAATCCGTAAGATATTTGTTTCACTTAAATTTTTCTGtgactttcagtttttaatttatttcaattatgtcattctttcatttatttatttatttatttgtttttttaatttatttattccaATTGTGTCATTCATTTTTCCTTAAAAAAgtaattttagttttatttatttttatttttttttgttgcttctGATTTCTATTTATTTATGTTCGAAAAGGTGATTATTCAACTCGCTCGTAGCTTGGATGCCATTAAGGTGCCTGCAGCTCGTGCCATGATTGTTTGGATTGTGGGAGAGTATGGCTTTGTCGGGCAGAATATCTGTAAGATCTTACCTACTATACTTAAGTACCTTGCATGGTGCTTTACCAAGGAAGACATGGAAGCAAAGCATCAGATTCTTAATACTGCAACAAAGGTAGTTTCTATTCTGATGATTGTACGCCGTAGTCTTTCCTCTTAAGTAAGCATTTGTTGTAGCCTTCTGCATCATCTAGTTCACGGTCTAATTGTCTTGTTTCTGGAGTTGTTTAAATGGAAAGAGCACCCATTTAGTAGTCTCCAGGATATCTTAAAATTGTAGTCTGGGGGCCCCTCCATGATTCATGGGTTCGGCCTTTGTCAGTTTAACCTTTTGATTGCTGGTCACATTGGAACCCATGGGACTGTCTAATCAATGGGATTTTTGTACATGTCATCTATGTTGTGTCCCACAGGATGAACGGTTCCAATCACAGAGAGTAGGTCCAATGCATGGTGCATGGCCTGAGGACTAACAAGTATGGGTGTCCTGTGGACTTGATATTTCCTCATATGAAATGTGTGCTCATTGAGTGAATGTTTGAAAGTTGCAGTTTggaccataattcaaaaacccgaatactcaactcgactcgatgttcaGCCTGGTCAAGTTCACTAAAAGAGTTGACCCGACgttaatagatatttgaaatagTTAGATAACTTAGATTTAGTATGAGTAATATAAAATGTAACTCAGAACCTACAACTTCACATATACCTCACAGTTAAGGGCGTTGCTTTCCTTGGTCGATGCTGGAGGTGTGAATCTTCACGGCtgccttatttatttttaataaaatcctGTGACTCGGTTGGAGTCACTCTGAGTCGTGTTGACTCAACCAAGCTGTTTTGTTGACTCGATGACTATCTCTGAGTTCAGGCTGAGTCAGGCCTAGTACCGAGTTTCCCAGTGACTCAACTCGAAATCTAGCTGAGCtaagttgactcggctgagtttcAAGTCGAGTTAGTGAGTTTTGGTACTATGGGTTATACTTTGGAGTTATACTTCAACTCCAGAATACGATCACAACGAGTTTAACATTGTAGCTCAATTTGGGTTGTGATATTCATGACTCAGCTGAATGGAGAATTCCAGCTGTGCACTATAATATGGGAACTGTGTAAAAGGGCTAAAGGAAAGCTATATGCTAGAAAATGATTATATGGACTGTGGACCTCATATGTGGAAGCATCATGCTTTACATTCATATAACATATGTTCCTAGAATCATCTTCTcagcctccttttttttttcccctagcAATTTacgattttaagtttttaactggTAGTTCAGTTGGAATTTTATGATCAGCTGCCCGCCAGACATCAGTCTTCCTCTTTTTCCAAAGCTTTGGAGTCACCATGGCGGAGGCTCAACATTAACAACACTAACATGCCAGCACTCCTATTCAGTATTCAGCAATAACCCAACCCCCTATTGGACACAAACTCCAAAGCGCAATCGAGCAAAAGATGTCACAAAAGGGTAGTTGCGAAGCATACTGCTCAGCACAAGGTGGTGAATCGCACATTCTGTCCCGCCCAATACTGACCCCCTACCCAGCATTGCGTACACACCTCAAATGGCAATGAAGTAAAAGTTAGTCATGAAGGGCCAATTGCTAGGCATACCGCTGCGCTGGGCATGGGGCACACTCACATGGATGGTCATGCTTGAGTCCTTGGCTCTGCTCGAAATGGTGGGGAGCCCAATACATGTTTACCAAACACTACTCACATGCCTACATGGTCATTGGTCCACCTCCACCCTGGTGCAACTATTGTGCAATACCTATGGATGGAATTTGCAATCAGTTAAGGTTCAAGAGCACTCAGGGCCTTTGGATGTTGGTTTGGGCTTTTCCTTCTTCGTAAGATTCAATGTTACGTTGGTTATGCCTTGGGATATTGGTGACCTTCTGATGGAGTGGCAGGGGGTTACTCTTTGCCAAAAGTGTAAGGCGGTGTGGAGGCTTTGTCTTCTTGTAAGTCTTTGAGAGATTTGGGAAGAGAGGAACAGTAGGCGCTTTCGCAATGTGGGTCGAAGTGTCAGAGGGGGTAGTCTCTCATGCCTGGGATAGTGTTGTTGAGTGGGTGGGAAGTAGGGTTGACTGGACAAGCTGtaatttctcccttttcttttcattgcatgTTTCTTGTTTTTGCTTATAGCACTACCTCAGCTCTCTTTCAATGGAAGTTTCCATTATCTTTCAGGGAGGGAGGTGCAACTATGCTATGTGtatggttgaagagtcaccacattttgaaaatggtggtgaactcatAGGAGTCTAGCCCTTATATTCATTTGTAGTATATGAAGTCCCCCCTTTTGTTATTTCTTTCTGCAGGTTGTATTATGTGCACAGGGGGAAGATCTGTATACATTCAAAAGGGTTCTCAACTATGTTCTTGAATTGGCAAAATATGATGTAAACTATGACATCCGTGATCGTGCTCGTGTTATAAATAAACTTCTGTCTTGCCACTTAGCTTCCCAATGCAAAGAGGAAGGAACTCCGGATTTACTGGAAAATGCAGGCTTACAACAAGAAATTGCAGAGAGAATATTCAGTGGAAAGACAAAAGCAACATCGGACACACCCAACAGTTTTCGATTTTATCTGCCTGGATCTCTTTCACAGATAGTTCTTCATGCGGCTCCAGGGTATGAACCTCTTCCTAAGCCTTGCAGTCTTCTGTACGATGACCTTGGTCAGTCTGAAGGGGTGAACCAAGGGGCAAAAATACCACAGCAGGGAACTGATAATAGTGATTCGTTTGGGATGAATGATCCCGATACTTTATCTGGTTCTTTGAATGAAGAAAGTGCTTCTAATTATAATTCTCAAGAATCAGTCACCAGTTCAGTTGACGGTGAAGGAACCGGTTCCGCAAGTGATACAAGTGATGATGGCCACAGCACATCATTATTGGTTGGCCACGACATTAAAGGTGATGATAAAATTGGACCGCTGATTCGTCTTTCTGATGCTGGTGTTGCTACAGCGGAAAATGGTACTGCGTCTGTGTCTGCAGATTTGGGGGAGTTGATGTCTAAGAAAGCACTGGAATCGTGGCTAGATGAGCAACCTGGTTCGTCTGAAGCATGCTCCTCTAAACGAAGGGCCCCACAACCATCTTCAGCAAGAATCTCTATAAGGGATATTGGTGTTGTTGTCAAGCCTAAAATCCATAATCTCCTAGATCCAGCTAGTGGAAATGGCTTGAGGGTCGATTATTCTTTCTCCTCTGATATTTCAAGTATATCCTCATTACTTGTATGTGTGGAAGTTTCCTTTGAGAACTGCTCCACGGGACCATTGACAGAAATAGCAGTGAAATATGAAGAATCTAATGAAAGTCTGGAGTCTTCAAAACAGGCACTGGAAACAGGCGGAAGGTGATTTCAttcctttaattttctttttgtttgtagGTGGTGTTGCTAGACTTTATTTCATTCACTCCCATGCTTTTGGGTTTGGATGGATTATGTGCCTTGACCTGACAATTTGTACGGTATCCTCGGGCCCTCAGTTTTTTCAAGTGGCCCGCATGGTTTGAAATCCTTATCCTTGGCATGATGGTGCCTGGAATGGATGGACCCTGCCCCTGAAAGCCTCAGTatcggaagatcctagccatcagcATGGTTCAAGAATCCATACCCACatctttggccttttcttttttccttttacctTTTATGTGGTCTGTGGCTGTTTTATGTTCTTAACCATCTTATCTGAAGGCTGTCAATCAAAAGTTAGGATCATCTCATCAGGGAGAGTTCTGGGCATGTTTCATCCAAAGTTGGGCTCACATGATCAAGAGTCTGGACtgccgaaccatgggccccacatgaacaaACTCAAGGCCTGAGGATCCTGTACGCATCCCCAGTCAGTGAAGGATCGCACTGTTCTTAGATTGTGACACATTGTGGATTTTGCAGCTCTCCGACCGCCCATGATGTCCCAACAGTGATTCCTATGGAAGAGATTACCTCTCTAGAACCAAGtcaaatagcaaagaaaattcTTCAAGTCCGTTTTCATCACCACCTGTTACCCCTGAAGTTGGCTGTATTTCATACTGGGAAAAGGCACCCTGTTAAGTTGCGGCCTGATATTGGGTACTTTATAAAACCACTCT belongs to Magnolia sinica isolate HGM2019 chromosome 8, MsV1, whole genome shotgun sequence and includes:
- the LOC131252886 gene encoding AP3-complex subunit beta-A isoform X2 — encoded protein: MAGIRLHVIAPLVLVAVTKCSRDPSPYVRKCAANALPKLYDLHQEEHVSALEELVGILLTDHSPGVVGAAASAFNSVCPNNLSLIGRNFKRLCETLPDVEEWGQILLVEILLRYIVARHGLVRESVMLSSHCTQSSPSEKDSAEVRVLSDNDCGSLGGEASESKLTTLLLRCYMEGSDEYLSQSAYTGGDATGLDSAIFTSAQNSNVKLLLQCTSPLLWSQNSAVVLAAAGVHWIMAPRGDVKRIVKPILFLLRSSHASKYVVLSNIQVFAKAMPSIFAPYFEDFFICCSDSYQMKALKLEILSIIATDSSISSIFQEFQDYIKDSDRRFVADTVAAIGLCAQRLPNVANTCVEGLLALTRQESSISACGSMDGEAGVLAQAIMSIKTIIDQNPASYEKVIIQLARSLDAIKVPAARAMIVWIVGEYGFVGQNICKILPTILKYLAWCFTKEDMEAKHQILNTATKVVLCAQGEDLYTFKRVLNYVLELAKYDVNYDIRDRARVINKLLSCHLASQCKEEGTPDLLENAGLQQEIAERIFSGKTKATSDTPNSFRFYLPGSLSQIVLHAAPGYEPLPKPCSLLYDDLGQSEGVNQGAKIPQQGTDNSDSFGMNDPDTLSGSLNEESASNYNSQESVTSSVDGEGTGSASDTSDDGHSTSLLVGHDIKGDDKIGPLIRLSDAGVATAENGTASVSADLGELMSKKALESWLDEQPGSSEACSSKRRAPQPSSARISIRDIGVVVKPKIHNLLDPASGNGLRVDYSFSSDISSISSLLVCVEVSFENCSTGPLTEIAVKYEESNESLESSKQALETGGSSPTAHDVPTVIPMEEITSLEPSQIAKKILQVRFHHHLLPLKLAVFHTGKRHPVKLRPDIGYFIKPLSMDLDAFTDKESLLPGMFEYTRRCTFTEHIEDLNSDDPNSSFKDDKFLVVCRSLASKILSNANAFLVSVDMPVTIGNDDVSGLCLRFSCEILSNSIPCLITVMVEGKCSQLLNILVKVNCEETVFGLNLLNRVVAFLSSASPPT